The Pseudomonas fluorescens genome includes a window with the following:
- the alaC gene encoding alanine transaminase, with product MAEQGSPRRFARIDRLPPYVFNITAELKMAARRRGEDIIDLSMGNPDGATPPHIVEKLVTVAQREDTHGYSTSKGIPRLRRAISRWYKDRYEVDIDPETEAIVTIGSKEGLAHLMLATLDQGDTVLVPNPSYPIHIYGAVIAGAQVRSVPLVPGVDFFAELERAIRGSIPKPKMMILGFPSNPTAQCVELDFFERVIALAKQYDVLVIHDLAYADIVYDGWKAPSIMQVPGAKDIAVEFFTLSKSYNMAGWRIGFMVGNPELVNALARIKSYHDYGTFTPLQVAAIAALEGDQQCVRDIAEQYRQRRNVLVKGLHELGWMVENPKASMYVWAKIPEAYAHLGSLEFAKKLLAEAKVCVSPGVGFGEYGDDHVRFALIENQDRIRQAVRGIRGMFRADGLVHKTNG from the coding sequence ATGGCCGAACAAGGTTCGCCGCGCCGCTTTGCGCGCATCGATCGACTCCCCCCTTACGTATTCAATATCACTGCCGAGCTGAAGATGGCTGCGCGTCGGCGCGGCGAAGACATCATCGACTTGAGCATGGGTAACCCCGACGGCGCCACACCCCCGCACATCGTGGAAAAACTGGTCACCGTCGCCCAGCGGGAAGACACCCACGGCTATTCCACCTCCAAAGGCATCCCGCGCCTGCGCCGCGCCATTTCGCGCTGGTACAAGGATCGCTATGAGGTGGACATCGACCCGGAAACCGAAGCCATTGTCACCATCGGCTCCAAGGAAGGCCTGGCCCACCTGATGCTGGCCACCCTGGACCAGGGCGACACGGTGCTGGTGCCCAATCCCAGCTATCCGATCCACATCTACGGCGCGGTGATCGCCGGCGCCCAAGTCCGTTCGGTACCGCTGGTGCCAGGGGTGGATTTCTTCGCTGAACTGGAGCGGGCCATCCGCGGCTCGATTCCCAAGCCGAAGATGATGATCCTCGGCTTCCCCTCCAACCCCACCGCCCAGTGCGTGGAGCTGGATTTCTTCGAACGGGTCATCGCCCTGGCCAAACAGTACGACGTCCTGGTGATCCACGACCTGGCCTACGCCGACATCGTCTACGACGGTTGGAAAGCCCCGTCGATCATGCAGGTGCCCGGCGCGAAAGACATCGCGGTGGAGTTCTTCACGCTGTCCAAGAGCTACAACATGGCTGGCTGGCGCATCGGTTTCATGGTGGGCAACCCGGAACTGGTCAACGCCCTCGCGCGGATCAAGAGCTACCACGACTACGGCACCTTCACGCCGCTGCAAGTGGCCGCCATCGCCGCCCTTGAAGGCGACCAGCAATGCGTGCGCGACATCGCCGAGCAGTACCGCCAGCGCCGCAACGTACTGGTCAAGGGGCTGCATGAACTGGGCTGGATGGTGGAAAACCCCAAGGCGTCGATGTACGTCTGGGCCAAGATTCCCGAAGCCTATGCCCACCTGGGCTCACTGGAATTTGCCAAGAAGCTGTTGGCCGAAGCCAAGGTCTGCGTCTCGCCGGGGGTGGGGTTCGGGGAATATGGGGATGATCACGTGCGCTTCGCGCTGATCGAAAACCAGGACCGGATTCGCCAGGCGGTACGTGGGATCCGTGGGATGTTCAGGGCCGATGGCTTGGTTCACAAAACCAACGGCTGA
- a CDS encoding LysE/ArgO family amino acid transporter — MWQSYMNGLLVAFGLIMAIGAQNAFVLAQSLRREHHLPVAALCVTFDALLVAAGVFGLATLLAQSPLLLSIARWGGAAFLLWYASLALRRACSKQSLRQGENQAVRSLRAVLLSALAVTLLNPHVYLDTVLLIGSLGAQQSVPGAYVVGAASASLLWFFTLAFGAAWLAPWLARPSTWRILDLLVAVMMFTVAVQLIVNG; from the coding sequence ATGTGGCAAAGTTATATGAACGGCCTGCTGGTGGCCTTTGGGCTGATCATGGCCATCGGCGCCCAGAACGCATTTGTGCTGGCCCAGAGCCTGCGCCGCGAACATCATCTGCCCGTGGCGGCGCTGTGCGTCACGTTCGATGCGCTGCTGGTCGCCGCCGGGGTTTTCGGCTTGGCGACCTTGCTGGCCCAGAGTCCGTTGCTGCTGTCGATTGCCCGCTGGGGCGGTGCAGCGTTCCTGCTCTGGTACGCCAGCCTGGCCCTGCGCCGGGCCTGCTCGAAGCAAAGCCTGCGACAGGGGGAAAACCAGGCTGTACGCTCGCTGCGGGCGGTGCTGCTCAGCGCCCTGGCGGTGACGCTGCTCAACCCCCACGTCTACCTCGACACCGTGCTGCTGATCGGCTCTCTCGGTGCCCAGCAGAGCGTGCCTGGCGCCTATGTCGTGGGCGCGGCCAGTGCCTCGCTGCTGTGGTTCTTCACCCTGGCCTTCGGCGCTGCGTGGCTGGCACCCTGGCTGGCTCGTCCAAGCACCTGGCGGATCCTCGACCTGCTCGTGGCGGTGATGATGTTTACCGTGGCGGTGCAATTGATCGTCAACGGCTGA
- a CDS encoding GyrI-like domain-containing protein gives MEKHKRDYTAQPRFEQGRFQLIAGFGARFTQDTAQDIPLLWEKFLPWLGKVPGQQDEVTYGVCCNPDGKGGFEYIAGVEISRLDDLPEQYRWVEIQPGYYAVFEHKGPLKQLPDTFQYIWNEWLPHSGHTAAELPEFERYSEDFNPRTGEGTLEIWIPLKPS, from the coding sequence ATGGAAAAGCACAAACGCGATTACACAGCCCAACCACGCTTTGAACAGGGACGTTTTCAGCTTATCGCCGGCTTTGGTGCTCGGTTTACCCAGGACACTGCCCAGGACATTCCTTTGCTCTGGGAAAAGTTCCTGCCCTGGCTCGGCAAGGTGCCAGGGCAGCAAGATGAAGTGACCTACGGCGTGTGTTGCAACCCGGACGGGAAGGGTGGGTTCGAATACATCGCTGGCGTGGAAATCAGCCGGCTCGACGATCTGCCGGAGCAATACCGCTGGGTCGAAATCCAGCCTGGGTATTACGCCGTCTTCGAACACAAGGGGCCGTTGAAACAACTACCGGACACGTTCCAATACATCTGGAACGAGTGGCTGCCACATTCCGGTCATACAGCGGCCGAGCTGCCGGAGTTCGAGCGCTACAGCGAGGATTTCAACCCCAGGACCGGCGAAGGCACCCTGGAGATCTGGATCCCGCTCAAGCCAAGCTGA
- a CDS encoding YciI family protein, which yields MKYLCLVYSNEHTLHNSPDSPEDAECMAYAESIQGSGRMLAAEALESVQTATTVRMRGGKLSIIDGPFAETKEQLAGFYLIDAKDLNEAIQVAGNIPAARVGCVEVRPVRQLNP from the coding sequence ATGAAGTACCTATGCCTGGTGTATAGCAACGAACACACGCTGCACAACTCGCCCGACAGCCCGGAGGACGCCGAGTGCATGGCCTATGCGGAATCGATCCAGGGCAGTGGGCGGATGCTGGCCGCCGAGGCCCTGGAGTCGGTGCAGACCGCCACCACGGTGCGCATGCGCGGCGGCAAGCTGTCGATCATCGACGGCCCGTTCGCCGAAACCAAGGAGCAACTGGCGGGCTTCTACCTGATCGATGCCAAGGACCTCAACGAAGCCATCCAGGTCGCCGGCAATATCCCGGCGGCCCGGGTCGGCTGCGTCGAAGTGCGACCGGTACGCCAACTGAACCCCTGA
- a CDS encoding superoxide dismutase — protein MAFELPPLPYPHDALAPHISKETLEYHHDKHHNTYVVNLNNLVPGTEFEGKTLEEIVKTSSGGIFNNAAQVWNHTFYWNCLAPNAGGQPTGALAEAINKAFGSFDKFKEEFSKTSIGTFGSGWGWLVKKADGSLALASTIGAGNPLTSGDTPLLTCDVWEHAYYIDYRNLRPKYVEAFWNLVNWKFVAEQFEGKAFTA, from the coding sequence ATGGCTTTCGAATTGCCGCCGCTGCCCTATCCACACGACGCACTGGCGCCACACATTTCCAAGGAAACACTGGAATACCACCACGACAAGCACCACAACACCTATGTCGTGAACCTGAACAACCTGGTGCCTGGCACCGAGTTCGAAGGCAAGACCCTGGAAGAAATCGTCAAGACTTCCTCGGGCGGTATCTTCAACAACGCCGCTCAGGTCTGGAACCACACCTTCTACTGGAACTGCCTGGCACCGAACGCCGGCGGTCAACCAACCGGCGCGCTGGCTGAAGCCATCAACAAGGCCTTCGGTTCGTTCGACAAGTTCAAGGAAGAGTTCAGCAAAACCTCCATCGGCACCTTCGGTTCCGGCTGGGGCTGGCTGGTGAAAAAGGCCGACGGTTCCCTGGCCCTGGCCAGCACCATTGGTGCCGGCAACCCGCTGACCAGCGGTGACACCCCGCTGCTGACCTGCGACGTGTGGGAACACGCTTACTACATCGACTACCGCAACCTTCGCCCGAAATACGTCGAAGCGTTCTGGAACCTGGTCAACTGGAAATTCGTCGCCGAGCAGTTCGAAGGCAAAGCCTTCACCGCCTAA
- a CDS encoding putative bifunctional diguanylate cyclase/phosphodiesterase has translation MKLELKNSLSVKLLRVVLLSALIVGMVLSCAQIVFDAYKTNQAVASDAQRILDMFRDPSTQAVYSLDREMGMQVIEGLFQDEAVRMASIGHPRETMLAEKTRPLQRSESRWLTDLILGKERTFTTQLVGRGPYSEYYGDLSITLDTATYGEGFIVSSVIIFISGMLRALAMGLVLYLVYHWLLTKPLSRIIEHLTEINPDRPSAHKIPQLRGHEQNELGLWINTANQLLESIERNTHLRHEAENSLLRMAQYDFLTGLPNRQQLQQQLDKILVDAGRLQRRVAVLCVGLDDFKGINEQFSYQTGDQLLLALADRLRAHSGRLGALARLGGDQFALVQADIEQPYEAAELAQSILDDLEAPFAIDDQQIRLRATIGITLFPEDGDSTEKLLQKAEQTMTLAKSRSRNRYQFYIASVDSEMRRRRELEKDLREALAREQFTLVYQPQISYRDLRVVGTEALIRWHHPEHGLVPPDLFIPLAEQNGTIIAIGEWVLDQACRQLRDWHDQGFVDLRMAVNLSTVQLHHTELPRVVNNLLQMYRLPPRSLELEVTETGLMEDITTAAQHLLSLRRSGALIAIDDFGTGYSSLSYLKSLPLDKIKIDKSFVQDLLDDEDDATIVRAIIQLGKSLGMQVIAEGVETVEQEAYIIAEGCHEGQGYYYSKPLPARELGLYLKQAERSKASII, from the coding sequence TTGAAGCTGGAACTCAAGAACAGCTTGTCTGTGAAGTTACTCCGGGTCGTGCTCCTCTCGGCATTGATCGTTGGCATGGTCTTGAGCTGCGCCCAGATCGTGTTCGATGCCTACAAAACCAACCAGGCTGTCGCCAGTGACGCCCAACGGATCCTCGACATGTTCCGCGATCCTTCGACCCAGGCCGTCTACAGCCTGGACCGGGAGATGGGCATGCAAGTGATCGAGGGCCTGTTCCAGGACGAAGCCGTACGCATGGCTTCCATCGGCCATCCACGCGAAACCATGCTCGCCGAAAAAACCCGGCCCTTGCAGCGCTCCGAAAGCCGCTGGCTGACCGACCTGATCCTGGGCAAGGAGCGCACCTTCACCACGCAACTGGTGGGACGCGGCCCCTATAGCGAATATTACGGCGACCTGAGCATTACCCTCGACACCGCCACCTACGGCGAGGGTTTCATCGTCAGCTCGGTGATCATCTTCATCTCCGGAATGCTGCGGGCCCTGGCCATGGGCCTGGTGCTGTACCTGGTCTATCACTGGCTGCTGACCAAGCCGTTGTCGCGGATCATCGAGCACCTGACCGAGATCAACCCCGATCGCCCCAGCGCCCACAAGATCCCGCAGCTGCGCGGCCACGAGCAAAACGAACTGGGCCTGTGGATCAATACGGCCAACCAACTGCTCGAATCCATCGAGCGCAACACGCACCTGCGCCACGAAGCGGAAAACAGCCTGCTGCGCATGGCCCAGTACGACTTTCTCACCGGTCTGCCCAACCGCCAGCAACTTCAACAGCAACTGGACAAGATCCTGGTGGACGCCGGGCGCCTGCAACGCCGGGTGGCGGTGTTGTGTGTAGGGCTGGATGATTTCAAGGGCATCAACGAACAGTTCAGCTATCAGACCGGCGACCAGTTGCTGCTGGCCCTGGCCGATCGGCTGCGGGCCCACAGCGGTCGACTCGGCGCACTGGCGCGGCTGGGGGGCGATCAGTTCGCGCTGGTCCAGGCCGACATCGAACAGCCTTACGAGGCGGCCGAACTGGCTCAAAGCATCCTCGACGACCTGGAAGCGCCGTTCGCCATCGACGATCAACAAATCCGCCTGCGGGCCACCATCGGCATCACCCTCTTCCCCGAAGACGGCGACAGCACCGAGAAACTGTTGCAGAAAGCCGAACAGACCATGACCCTGGCCAAGAGCCGCTCGCGCAATCGCTACCAGTTCTACATCGCCAGCGTCGACAGCGAGATGCGCCGTCGCCGCGAACTGGAGAAAGACTTGCGCGAGGCCCTGGCCCGCGAGCAGTTCACGCTGGTGTACCAGCCGCAGATCAGCTACCGCGACCTGCGGGTGGTGGGCACCGAAGCCCTGATCCGCTGGCACCATCCCGAACACGGCCTGGTGCCGCCGGATCTGTTCATTCCCCTGGCCGAGCAGAACGGCACCATTATCGCCATCGGTGAATGGGTGCTGGACCAGGCTTGCAGGCAATTGCGCGACTGGCACGACCAGGGCTTCGTCGACCTGCGCATGGCGGTCAACCTGTCGACGGTGCAACTGCACCACACCGAACTGCCGCGGGTGGTGAACAATCTCCTGCAAATGTACCGGCTGCCGCCGCGCAGCCTGGAGCTGGAGGTTACCGAGACCGGCCTGATGGAAGACATCACCACCGCTGCCCAGCATTTGCTGAGCCTGCGCCGCTCCGGGGCGCTGATTGCCATCGATGACTTCGGGACCGGCTATTCGTCCCTGAGCTACCTCAAGAGCCTGCCGCTGGACAAGATCAAGATCGACAAGAGCTTCGTCCAGGACCTGCTCGACGACGAGGACGATGCAACCATCGTCCGGGCCATCATCCAGTTGGGCAAGAGCCTGGGGATGCAGGTCATTGCCGAAGGCGTCGAAACAGTCGAGCAGGAAGCCTACATCATCGCCGAGGGCTGCCACGAAGGTCAGGGGTATTACTACAGCAAACCGCTGCCGGCACGGGAATTGGGCCTTTACTTGAAGCAGGCCGAGCGCAGCAAGGCGTCCATCATCTGA
- a CDS encoding imelysin family protein, with product MIRMPLATASLLAIAISLAGCGEGKDKAAAPQAPTPAASTAAPVAPAAAGKIDEAAAKAVVAHYADIVYAVYSDAESTAKTLQTAVDAFLAKPNAETLKAAKAAWVAARVPYLQSEVFRFGNTIIDDWEGQVNAWPLDEGLIDYVDKSYEHALGNPGATANIIANTEVQVGEDKVDVKDITPEKLASLNELGGSEANVATGYHAIEFLLWGQDLNGTGPGAGNRPASDYLQGTGATGGHNDRRRAYLKSVTQLLVNDLEEMVGNWKPNVADNYRATLEAEPAESGLRKMLFGMGSLSLGELAGERMKVSLEANSPEDEQDCFSDNTHNSHFYDAKGVRNVYLGEYTRVDGTKMTGASLSSLVAKADPAADTALKADLADTEAKIQVMVDHANKGEHYDQLIAAGNTAGNQIVRDAIAALVKQTGSIEQAAGKLGISDLNPDNADHEF from the coding sequence ATGATTCGTATGCCCCTGGCTACCGCCAGTCTGCTGGCTATCGCTATTTCCCTCGCCGGTTGCGGCGAAGGCAAAGACAAGGCCGCCGCCCCGCAAGCGCCAACGCCTGCCGCCAGCACCGCGGCACCGGTCGCCCCTGCTGCCGCCGGCAAAATCGACGAAGCGGCCGCCAAGGCCGTCGTCGCGCACTATGCCGACATCGTCTATGCCGTCTACAGCGATGCCGAATCCACTGCAAAAACCCTGCAAACCGCCGTCGACGCGTTCCTGGCCAAGCCGAACGCCGAGACCCTGAAGGCCGCCAAGGCTGCCTGGGTCGCCGCACGCGTGCCTTACCTGCAAAGTGAAGTGTTCCGCTTCGGCAACACCATCATCGACGACTGGGAAGGCCAAGTGAACGCCTGGCCCCTGGATGAAGGCCTGATCGACTACGTCGACAAATCCTACGAACACGCCCTGGGTAACCCTGGCGCCACCGCCAACATCATCGCCAATACCGAAGTCCAGGTTGGCGAAGACAAAGTCGATGTAAAAGACATCACCCCGGAAAAACTCGCCAGCCTCAACGAGCTGGGCGGTTCCGAGGCCAACGTCGCCACCGGCTACCACGCCATCGAATTCCTGCTGTGGGGCCAGGACCTCAACGGCACCGGCCCTGGTGCGGGCAACCGCCCGGCATCGGACTACCTGCAAGGTACTGGCGCCACCGGTGGTCACAACGACCGTCGTCGTGCCTACCTCAAGTCCGTGACCCAATTGCTGGTCAACGACCTCGAAGAGATGGTCGGCAACTGGAAGCCGAACGTGGCCGACAACTACCGCGCCACCCTGGAAGCAGAGCCCGCCGAAAGCGGCCTGCGCAAGATGCTGTTCGGCATGGGCAGCCTGTCCCTGGGTGAACTGGCGGGCGAGCGCATGAAGGTGTCCCTGGAAGCCAACTCGCCAGAAGACGAGCAGGATTGCTTCAGCGACAACACCCACAACTCGCACTTCTACGATGCCAAGGGCGTGCGTAACGTGTACCTGGGCGAATACACCCGCGTCGACGGCACCAAGATGACCGGCGCGAGCCTGTCGTCCCTGGTCGCCAAAGCCGATCCAGCCGCGGATACGGCGCTCAAGGCCGACCTGGCCGACACCGAGGCCAAGATCCAGGTCATGGTCGATCACGCCAACAAGGGTGAGCACTACGACCAACTGATCGCCGCCGGCAACACCGCGGGCAACCAGATCGTGCGCGACGCCATCGCCGCACTGGTCAAGCAGACCGGTTCGATCGAACAGGCCGCGGGCAAACTGGGTATCAGCGACCTGAACCCGGACAACGCTGATCACGAGTTCTGA
- a CDS encoding LysE family translocator: MEFSSGFLLSLSLCLDIGVANIAMITLAMQRGYFQGFALGLGTCVGDLIYAVLALAGMTVLLQYEAVRWVLWLGGSVLLLYFAAKMIHSAIYHSAVLAEAGEVQGSSSRQEFFRGIFLAMSSPSAILWFAAVGGTLIARSGGGTLLSSALFLSGFLCAGLLWCAALCLAATQGGKLLGDKLLRYSYWASAAIFCYFAVYVIVSGYNEFVGKAVANALPGI, translated from the coding sequence ATGGAATTTTCCAGCGGTTTCCTGCTGAGTCTCTCCCTGTGCCTGGACATAGGCGTGGCCAATATCGCAATGATCACCCTGGCGATGCAGCGCGGTTACTTCCAGGGTTTCGCCTTGGGCCTGGGCACCTGCGTGGGCGACCTGATCTACGCCGTCCTGGCCTTGGCGGGCATGACAGTCCTGCTGCAATACGAGGCGGTGCGTTGGGTGCTGTGGCTCGGTGGCTCGGTGCTGTTGCTGTATTTCGCGGCGAAGATGATCCATTCGGCGATTTATCACAGCGCCGTGCTCGCCGAGGCCGGGGAGGTGCAGGGCAGTTCCTCGCGCCAGGAGTTCTTTCGCGGGATTTTCCTGGCCATGTCGTCGCCCAGTGCCATCCTCTGGTTCGCTGCGGTGGGCGGTACACTTATCGCGCGTTCGGGTGGTGGCACCTTGCTCAGCTCGGCGCTGTTCCTCAGTGGTTTTCTCTGCGCCGGATTGTTGTGGTGCGCGGCCCTGTGCCTGGCGGCAACCCAGGGTGGCAAATTGTTGGGGGATAAACTGCTGCGTTACTCCTATTGGGCATCCGCCGCGATCTTCTGCTATTTCGCGGTGTACGTGATCGTTTCTGGCTACAACGAGTTTGTAGGAAAAGCTGTCGCCAACGCCTTGCCTGGAATCTGA
- a CDS encoding pyridoxamine 5'-phosphate oxidase family protein, with product MLTSIEQLEALYGLPHERAVRKQIPFLNEDYQAMVRASPLVVIGSAGPDGLDSSPRGDVPGFVQVLDEHTLALPDRLGNNRIDTLRNVLHDPRVSLLFLIPGIGETLRVNGTARISADPALLERFAVNGKPARTVLLVTVEAAFFHCSKAIVRSDLWNPARHLERSALPSAGAIHKRLNGGQFDAETYDREAPARVQASLY from the coding sequence ATGTTGACCTCGATTGAACAGCTGGAAGCCCTTTATGGCCTGCCCCACGAACGGGCCGTACGCAAACAGATCCCCTTCCTGAACGAGGATTACCAGGCGATGGTCCGGGCCTCGCCCCTGGTGGTCATCGGTTCGGCAGGGCCCGACGGCCTCGATAGCTCGCCCCGGGGCGATGTGCCGGGTTTCGTGCAGGTCCTCGACGAGCACACCCTGGCCTTGCCGGATCGCCTCGGCAACAACCGCATCGACACCCTGCGCAACGTCCTGCACGATCCACGGGTGTCGCTGCTGTTCCTCATTCCCGGGATTGGCGAGACCTTGCGGGTCAACGGTACGGCCCGGATCAGCGCCGACCCCGCACTGCTGGAACGCTTTGCAGTCAACGGCAAGCCGGCTCGCACGGTGCTGCTGGTGACGGTCGAAGCGGCGTTTTTCCATTGCTCCAAAGCCATCGTGCGCTCAGACCTGTGGAATCCGGCTCGCCATCTCGAGCGCTCGGCCCTGCCCAGCGCCGGGGCGATCCACAAGCGCTTGAATGGTGGGCAGTTCGATGCCGAAACTTATGACCGTGAAGCACCTGCGCGGGTGCAGGCCAGCCTGTACTGA
- a CDS encoding RNA polymerase sigma factor has product MSVEAVQARVEQVYRQDSRRILATLIRLLGDFDLAEEALHEAFFIAVERWQRDGVPDNPRAWLVSAGRFKAIDSLRRRARFAASRPMLIAQLEELEQGQWSDEDVEDDRLRLIFTCCHPALAADVQVPLTLREVCDLTTEQIARAFLAAPAAIAQRIVRAKAKIRDARIPYQVPSRAELPERLDSVLRVIYLVFNEGYSASMGAELTREDLTREAIRLGRLLMELLPDAEVMGLLALMLLHESRRPARTSSTGELILLDEQARSLWDAELIAEGCALVEAALKTRRFGPYCLQAAIAAVHAEAPTAEQTDWPQIVGLYDELLRAVPSPVIELNRAAALAKRDGPEVGLRLVEAILARGELLDYHLAYSAQAEFCRQLGRLDEARAAYRRALELTQQLPERRFIEGRLAGLQ; this is encoded by the coding sequence ATGTCGGTCGAAGCGGTCCAGGCGCGGGTCGAGCAGGTTTATCGGCAAGACTCGCGGAGAATCCTGGCGACGTTGATTCGCCTGCTGGGGGACTTCGACCTCGCCGAAGAAGCCTTGCACGAGGCCTTCTTCATTGCGGTCGAGCGCTGGCAGCGCGACGGGGTGCCGGACAACCCGCGGGCCTGGCTGGTGTCTGCCGGGCGTTTCAAAGCCATCGACAGTTTGCGCCGGCGCGCGCGTTTCGCCGCGTCCCGGCCGATGTTGATCGCCCAGCTCGAAGAGCTGGAGCAGGGCCAGTGGAGTGACGAAGACGTGGAAGATGATCGCCTGCGGCTGATTTTCACCTGTTGCCACCCGGCCCTGGCGGCGGATGTCCAAGTGCCCCTGACGCTGCGGGAAGTCTGCGACCTGACCACTGAGCAAATCGCCCGGGCATTCCTCGCCGCCCCGGCGGCCATTGCCCAGCGTATCGTGCGGGCCAAGGCGAAAATTCGCGATGCCAGGATCCCCTACCAAGTGCCGTCCCGCGCGGAACTGCCGGAACGGCTGGACAGCGTGCTGCGGGTGATCTATCTGGTGTTCAACGAGGGTTATTCGGCCTCGATGGGCGCCGAGCTGACCCGCGAAGACCTGACGCGCGAAGCCATCCGCCTCGGGCGCCTGCTGATGGAATTGCTGCCCGACGCTGAGGTCATGGGGTTACTGGCATTGATGCTGCTGCACGAATCCCGGCGCCCGGCACGAACGTCATCGACCGGTGAACTGATCCTGCTGGATGAACAGGCACGATCCTTGTGGGATGCCGAGCTGATCGCCGAGGGCTGTGCATTGGTGGAGGCTGCGCTGAAGACCCGGCGGTTCGGGCCGTACTGCCTGCAGGCGGCGATTGCGGCGGTGCATGCCGAAGCACCGACGGCAGAGCAGACCGACTGGCCGCAGATCGTCGGGCTTTATGATGAGCTGCTGCGCGCCGTGCCGTCGCCGGTGATCGAACTCAACCGCGCCGCTGCCCTGGCCAAGCGCGACGGACCGGAAGTCGGCTTGCGCCTGGTCGAGGCGATCCTGGCGCGTGGGGAATTACTCGACTATCACCTGGCCTATTCGGCGCAGGCGGAATTCTGTCGTCAACTGGGACGATTGGACGAGGCGAGGGCGGCGTATCGACGGGCGCTCGAGTTGACGCAGCAACTGCCGGAACGGCGGTTTATCGAAGGGCGGCTTGCGGGGTTGCAGTGA
- a CDS encoding GNAT family N-acetyltransferase — protein MTAQLVPYEDLTPLQREQVSAIEIHPEQIKFAGDIHGALHTLLSKPGPGVKGFALLAEEVPVAFLLLKRPPVLPAWANEHSATLHALQVDHRAQGKGYGKACLQALPAVARAAWPEIRGLELSVDADNDSAIGLYSRLGWVDSGEAYKGRIGYERRMGLAF, from the coding sequence GTGACCGCTCAGCTTGTCCCCTACGAAGACCTGACCCCGCTGCAACGCGAACAGGTCAGCGCCATCGAAATCCACCCCGAACAGATCAAGTTCGCTGGCGATATCCACGGTGCCCTGCACACCCTGCTGTCCAAGCCAGGCCCCGGGGTCAAAGGGTTTGCGCTATTGGCTGAAGAGGTGCCGGTGGCCTTCCTGCTGCTCAAGCGCCCACCGGTACTGCCCGCCTGGGCCAATGAACACAGCGCCACCCTGCATGCCCTGCAAGTCGATCACCGGGCCCAGGGCAAAGGTTATGGCAAGGCCTGCCTACAGGCGCTACCCGCCGTGGCGCGAGCCGCCTGGCCGGAAATCCGCGGGCTGGAACTGTCGGTTGACGCCGATAACGACTCGGCCATCGGCCTGTACTCCCGGCTGGGCTGGGTCGACAGTGGCGAGGCCTACAAGGGCCGCATCGGTTACGAGCGGCGGATGGGGTTGGCGTTCTGA
- a CDS encoding YybH family protein: MNTQVTETEIQVLIDTYRQAVMAKDVEKVMALYDEDIVSFDAIQALQFKGKTAYRAHWQACMEMCPGPHKFDFHQVKITPAENIAFAHWLAYCGGTNDKGEEQACWMRVTACYRRVAGQWRIVHEHWSAPFDPMAGTTLFDLQP, from the coding sequence ATGAATACCCAAGTCACGGAAACCGAAATCCAGGTCCTGATCGACACCTATCGCCAAGCGGTCATGGCCAAGGACGTTGAAAAGGTCATGGCACTCTATGACGAAGACATCGTCTCGTTCGATGCCATCCAGGCCTTGCAATTCAAGGGCAAGACCGCTTACCGGGCCCATTGGCAAGCCTGCATGGAAATGTGCCCCGGCCCGCACAAGTTCGACTTCCATCAGGTCAAGATTACCCCGGCAGAGAACATCGCCTTCGCCCACTGGCTGGCCTATTGCGGCGGCACCAATGACAAGGGCGAGGAGCAGGCCTGCTGGATGCGTGTGACGGCCTGCTACCGGCGTGTAGCCGGGCAATGGCGGATCGTCCATGAACATTGGTCCGCGCCGTTCGACCCGATGGCCGGTACGACGCTGTTTGACCTACAACCCTGA